From Ochotona princeps isolate mOchPri1 chromosome X, mOchPri1.hap1, whole genome shotgun sequence, one genomic window encodes:
- the LOC101519281 gene encoding large ribosomal subunit protein P2-like, whose protein sequence is MRYVTSYLLAALGGNTSSSTQDIRKILDSVGIEADNERLNKVISELNGKNIEDVIAQGIGKLASVPAGGAVAMSAAPGSVTPAASVAPAAAEEKEKKEALEESDDDMGFGRFD, encoded by the coding sequence ATGCGCTATGTCACCTCCTACCTGCTGGCTGCCCTTGGGGGCAACACATCATCCAGCACCCAGGACATCAGGAAGATCCTGGACAGTGTGGGCATCGAGGCGGACAACGAGAGGCTCAACAAGGTCATCAGTGAGCTCAATGGCAAGAACATCGAGGATGTGATCGCCCAGGGCATCGGCAAACTGGCCAGTGTGCCCGCTGGTGGGGCTGTGGCCATGTCAGCTGCCCCGGGATCCGTGACCCCAGCTGCCAGTGTGGCCCCTGCAGCAgcggaagagaaggagaaaaaggaagcgTTAGAGGAGTCAGACGACGACATGGGGTTCGGCAGGTTTGACTAG